Proteins encoded within one genomic window of Saccharopolyspora pogona:
- a CDS encoding ABC transporter ATP-binding protein, protein MTKNSGTAQAARVLAPIRGYLATAVAFQAVASVLGVLPLIAIAELGRVLLPGGAGPEWAWPLVWLGVGAVLVSLALSMAAHTITHVGDNKLQLHLRRAMARRLGRVPLGWFSKTTSGTVKKTLHDDIAGMHYFVAHTLLDVTSVVLAPLTALVYLVTVDWRMAAISVIPPLAGALLFRRAMAEARPQMAAYGRAVAEINSGVVEFVEGIAVVKTFGGTRTAHQRFLRAADGFHEFFTRWVGSTIGVSTASQLAVSPVVVLLLVVTAGASMVATGVMAAPDVLAFVLLAPALAGPIAAIGTRFQALRTGTAAARNVQALLAEPVLPVPAKPKTPNLNEIRLRGVEFGYDGDPVLTGVDLDLRPGTVTALVGPSGAGKSTLAKLLVRFHDVTGGSITLGGVDVREIEPETLYRYVGFVFQDVVLLRGTISENIALARPDAAADDIERAARAAQIHDRITTLPRGYDSEIGVDAEFSGGEAQRISIARALLADTPVLVLDEATAYADPDSEALIQQALSTLAAGRTLLVIAHRLATIRDADQIVVLEGGRITEQGRHTKLIEADGRYARMWRAQEPAAPTHATPGGNS, encoded by the coding sequence GTGACGAAGAATTCCGGCACCGCCCAGGCCGCCCGCGTGCTCGCCCCGATCCGGGGGTATCTCGCCACCGCGGTCGCGTTTCAGGCGGTGGCCTCAGTCCTGGGCGTGCTGCCGCTGATCGCGATCGCCGAACTCGGCCGGGTGTTGCTGCCCGGCGGAGCCGGGCCGGAATGGGCCTGGCCGCTGGTGTGGCTGGGCGTCGGTGCGGTACTGGTCAGCCTGGCGCTGTCGATGGCGGCCCACACGATCACTCACGTCGGCGACAACAAGCTGCAACTGCACCTGCGCCGGGCCATGGCCCGGCGGCTGGGACGCGTCCCGCTGGGATGGTTCTCGAAGACAACCTCCGGCACAGTCAAGAAGACCTTGCACGACGACATCGCCGGTATGCACTACTTCGTCGCGCACACCCTGCTCGACGTGACCTCGGTAGTGCTGGCCCCGCTGACCGCACTGGTGTACCTGGTGACCGTCGACTGGCGGATGGCGGCGATCTCGGTCATCCCACCGCTGGCCGGAGCACTGCTGTTCCGCAGGGCGATGGCCGAGGCACGCCCGCAGATGGCCGCTTACGGGCGGGCGGTCGCCGAGATCAACAGCGGCGTGGTCGAATTCGTCGAGGGCATCGCCGTGGTCAAGACCTTCGGCGGCACCCGCACGGCGCACCAGCGCTTCCTGCGCGCAGCCGACGGCTTCCACGAGTTCTTCACCCGCTGGGTGGGTTCCACCATCGGCGTGTCCACGGCGTCGCAGCTGGCGGTTTCACCTGTCGTGGTTCTCCTGCTCGTGGTCACCGCGGGTGCAAGCATGGTCGCCACCGGCGTGATGGCCGCCCCCGACGTGCTGGCGTTCGTCCTGCTCGCACCAGCACTGGCCGGCCCGATCGCCGCGATCGGAACGCGCTTCCAGGCGTTGCGCACCGGAACCGCGGCGGCGCGCAACGTCCAGGCGCTCCTGGCAGAACCGGTGTTGCCGGTGCCGGCGAAGCCGAAAACGCCCAACCTAAACGAGATCCGGCTGCGCGGGGTGGAGTTCGGCTACGACGGTGATCCGGTGCTCACCGGTGTCGACCTCGACCTGCGTCCCGGCACAGTCACCGCTCTCGTCGGTCCTTCCGGCGCGGGCAAGTCGACCCTGGCCAAACTGCTGGTCAGGTTCCACGACGTCACCGGTGGTTCCATCACCCTCGGCGGCGTGGACGTGCGCGAGATAGAGCCGGAAACGCTGTACCGCTACGTCGGTTTCGTGTTCCAGGACGTGGTCCTGCTGCGCGGCACCATTTCCGAGAACATCGCGCTGGCCCGACCGGACGCAGCCGCCGACGACATCGAACGGGCCGCCCGCGCCGCGCAGATCCACGACCGGATCACCACTCTGCCGCGCGGATACGACTCGGAGATCGGCGTCGACGCGGAGTTCTCCGGCGGCGAGGCCCAACGGATCTCGATCGCTCGCGCGCTGCTGGCGGACACACCGGTTCTGGTGCTCGACGAAGCCACCGCCTACGCCGACCCGGACTCGGAGGCGCTGATCCAACAGGCACTGTCCACATTGGCCGCTGGACGGACCTTGCTGGTGATCGCCCACCGACTGGCCACCATCCGCGACGCGGACCAGATCGTCGTGCTCGAAGGCGGACGCATCACCGAACAAGGCCGCCACACCAAGCTCATCGAGGCCGACGGCCGATACGCGCGCATGTGGCGCGCGCAGGAACCCGCCGCACCGACCCACGCCACGCCAGGAGGAAACTCGTGA
- a CDS encoding ABC transporter ATP-binding protein — protein sequence MIRALFTALGKQNSGPLRGLLALLATAAVLQGVAYAFLVPVLRTLFGNQPDTVWPPLLVFALACTGSAVATWFAQTAAFRTGSRLANVLHHRLGAAIVALPLGWFNRSRVGELSRMNSEHVLQVMSVPAHLLRPAVTSVLTPLTIVIAILLIDVRLALSVVLAIPVLLAVLAISNRVVRIADAERHAAMDEAANRVVEFAKAQPVLRAFGQADTGGRALDRALLAQRSVDRSMLFRVVPGLVAFEFTVRVMVTAALVLGVLSVLDGRLDVGTVIAVLVLVGRFAEPVTAAAGIGASIRMARTSLATINRLLAERPLPEPSRPVRPERIDVEFDDVSFGYDDRQVLRNLSFTLPGNSMTALVGPSGAGKTTVARLLGRFWDTTGGQVRIGDVDVRDIATDDLMSMVAFVFQDVYLFDGTLGDNVRVGRPDATDDEVRDAIARAGLVDVMSELPLGTDTPVGEAGSRLSGGQRQRVSIARALLKQAPIVVFDEATSSLDPENDVVVQRAIATLSENSTLLVIAHRMQTVLAADQIIVLDDGALTERGTHEELLTLDGTYARFYHRRASSAGWRLTDAVS from the coding sequence GTGATTCGCGCGCTGTTCACCGCGCTGGGCAAGCAGAACTCCGGACCGTTGCGGGGCTTGCTGGCGCTGCTCGCCACGGCCGCCGTCCTGCAAGGGGTTGCCTACGCCTTCCTGGTCCCGGTGCTGCGGACCCTGTTCGGCAACCAACCGGATACGGTGTGGCCGCCGCTGCTGGTCTTCGCGCTGGCCTGCACCGGCTCGGCGGTGGCGACCTGGTTCGCCCAGACAGCAGCATTCCGCACCGGTTCACGGCTGGCCAACGTGCTGCACCACCGGCTGGGTGCGGCGATCGTGGCGCTGCCGCTGGGCTGGTTCAACCGTTCCCGGGTCGGCGAGCTGAGCAGGATGAACAGCGAGCACGTGCTCCAGGTGATGAGCGTGCCCGCACACCTGCTGCGTCCCGCGGTCACCTCGGTGCTGACCCCGCTGACGATCGTGATCGCCATCCTGCTGATCGACGTGCGGCTGGCGCTGTCGGTCGTGCTGGCCATTCCGGTCCTGCTCGCGGTGCTCGCGATCAGTAACCGGGTCGTACGGATCGCCGATGCCGAGCGGCACGCCGCCATGGACGAAGCCGCCAACCGGGTCGTCGAGTTCGCCAAGGCGCAACCGGTGCTGCGTGCGTTCGGCCAGGCCGACACCGGCGGTCGGGCGCTGGACCGTGCGCTGCTGGCGCAGCGGAGCGTCGATCGGAGCATGCTTTTCCGGGTCGTGCCAGGCTTGGTCGCGTTCGAGTTCACGGTCCGCGTGATGGTGACGGCCGCCCTGGTGCTCGGTGTGCTGTCGGTGCTCGACGGCCGGCTCGACGTCGGGACCGTGATCGCCGTTCTTGTGCTGGTCGGCCGGTTCGCCGAGCCGGTGACCGCCGCTGCCGGGATCGGTGCGAGCATCCGGATGGCGCGCACGAGCCTGGCCACGATCAACCGGCTGCTCGCCGAACGCCCGCTGCCGGAGCCGTCGCGTCCGGTCCGCCCCGAACGCATCGACGTGGAATTCGATGACGTCAGCTTTGGTTACGACGACCGCCAGGTGCTGCGGAACCTCAGCTTCACCCTGCCCGGCAACAGCATGACCGCCCTGGTCGGCCCGTCCGGGGCGGGCAAGACGACGGTCGCCCGGCTGCTGGGGCGGTTCTGGGACACCACGGGCGGTCAGGTCCGCATCGGCGATGTCGACGTTCGCGACATCGCCACCGACGACCTGATGTCGATGGTGGCGTTCGTGTTCCAGGACGTCTACCTGTTCGACGGCACACTCGGCGACAACGTCCGCGTGGGCCGCCCGGACGCCACCGACGACGAGGTCCGCGACGCCATCGCGCGCGCCGGTCTGGTCGACGTGATGAGCGAACTTCCGCTGGGAACCGACACCCCCGTCGGCGAGGCGGGATCCCGGCTCTCCGGCGGCCAGCGCCAACGCGTGTCCATCGCCCGCGCGCTGCTCAAGCAAGCACCGATCGTGGTCTTCGACGAGGCGACGTCATCCCTGGACCCCGAGAACGACGTGGTGGTCCAACGTGCGATCGCAACGCTGTCCGAGAACTCCACACTGCTGGTCATCGCCCACCGGATGCAGACCGTGCTGGCCGCCGATCAGATCATCGTCCTCGACGACGGCGCCCTGACCGAACGCGGCACGCACGAGGAGTTGCTGACGCTCGATGGCACCTACGCCCGCTTCTACCACCGGCGGGCCTCCTCCGCAGGATGGCGGCTGACCGATGCCGTTTCCTGA
- a CDS encoding LysR family transcriptional regulator: MNVELRNLRAFVAVAETANFTRAAEKLMIAQPSLSYTIRQLEAQLGFRLFARTTRSTALTPAGELFLGEARAVLDRLDQAMDVARRMAYGEAGTLRIGYLIGAAVDLVPSILRAFDEQFGNVHVELVEYDFATPGCGLDSGETEAAIVRPPLDVDSITTRTLLHEGCLACVPENHEVASEPAVNVDRLLREPIIAAPGGGAWRDSWILTGHRKQPARVVHEAATFEAEMQAVALGRGLSIVPASAARFYARPGVRFVPISDLPDCEVAVAHREDALRVAQNFAELAVRVAHGCT, translated from the coding sequence ATGAACGTGGAGCTCCGGAACCTGCGGGCTTTCGTGGCCGTCGCCGAAACCGCGAACTTCACGAGGGCTGCAGAAAAGCTAATGATCGCCCAGCCGTCGTTGAGCTACACGATCCGCCAGCTCGAGGCGCAACTCGGCTTCCGGCTCTTCGCGCGCACGACGCGGTCGACCGCGCTCACCCCGGCGGGCGAGCTGTTCTTGGGTGAGGCACGCGCCGTGCTCGACCGGCTCGACCAGGCCATGGACGTGGCGCGGCGGATGGCTTACGGCGAGGCTGGAACGCTGCGAATTGGCTACCTGATCGGCGCCGCCGTGGACCTCGTGCCTTCGATCTTGCGGGCGTTCGACGAACAGTTCGGGAACGTCCACGTTGAGCTGGTGGAGTACGACTTCGCCACGCCCGGCTGCGGGCTCGACTCCGGCGAGACGGAGGCCGCGATCGTCCGGCCGCCACTGGACGTCGACAGCATCACGACGCGAACATTGCTGCACGAGGGTTGTCTGGCGTGCGTACCAGAGAACCACGAGGTGGCCAGCGAGCCAGCGGTGAACGTGGACCGGCTGCTGCGGGAGCCCATCATCGCGGCGCCTGGCGGCGGTGCCTGGCGCGACTCGTGGATCCTCACCGGCCACCGCAAGCAGCCCGCCCGGGTGGTGCACGAGGCGGCCACCTTTGAGGCCGAGATGCAGGCGGTCGCGTTGGGCCGCGGTCTGTCGATCGTGCCCGCATCGGCAGCCCGGTTCTACGCTCGCCCCGGAGTGCGGTTCGTGCCGATCAGCGACCTACCCGACTGCGAAGTCGCCGTGGCCCACCGCGAAGACGCGTTGCGGGTCGCACAGAACTTCGCCGAACTTGCTGTGCGGGTCGCGCACGGATGTACCTGA
- a CDS encoding aspartate aminotransferase family protein: MTSSVTPLTGRHALGREALLHEPAGGDPDKLTLVRALGSLVWDEHGREYIDCTAQAWSNNLGAGDSRVIEAAIEQTRAIAHARPTFHTPALLELAALLVSIAPEGLNRVGFTLHGSMAVEMALKLAMRNRPGAEHVAVLHDGYHGRSITTMAASWPHPDNGFGRLQPRFLRLPRPDLYRPRLALTPEEDTEVTLAVVRDILTKGTEGPVAALIYEPIQGNGGHNEFSARWHQGIRKLCDELDIMLIIDEVQTGFGRTGRMWASEYYGIDPDVLVFGKGVGGGFPLAGVLTKQEYAKFHAGDDQLTFGQFPVSVAAGLAAVQAILDDDLSAVAAAHGRYATERLREMQTRHPLIGEVRSPGLMVSIELVRDRVTKEPAVTEAHEVFLRAQEKGVIFGESRYANLGSLIKIKPPLDIPRALLSRALDVLDETLTEVEAGMGAR, encoded by the coding sequence GTGACGAGTAGCGTGACCCCGCTGACTGGCCGCCACGCCCTCGGGCGCGAAGCCCTGCTCCACGAGCCGGCTGGCGGCGACCCGGACAAGCTCACCCTGGTGCGGGCACTTGGCTCGCTCGTGTGGGACGAGCACGGCCGCGAGTACATCGACTGCACCGCGCAAGCCTGGTCCAACAACCTCGGCGCGGGCGACTCGCGCGTGATCGAGGCGGCCATCGAACAAACCCGCGCGATCGCCCACGCGCGACCGACGTTCCACACCCCAGCCCTGCTAGAACTAGCGGCCCTCCTGGTGTCCATCGCCCCTGAAGGGCTCAACCGCGTCGGCTTCACGCTGCACGGCTCGATGGCCGTCGAAATGGCGCTCAAGCTCGCGATGCGCAACCGCCCAGGAGCCGAACACGTCGCCGTGCTGCACGACGGCTACCACGGCCGCTCGATCACCACAATGGCGGCGAGCTGGCCGCATCCGGACAACGGGTTCGGCCGCCTGCAGCCCCGCTTCCTGCGTCTGCCGCGTCCCGACCTCTACCGTCCGCGGCTCGCGCTCACGCCCGAGGAAGACACTGAGGTCACGCTCGCGGTCGTCCGCGATATCCTCACCAAGGGCACTGAGGGGCCGGTCGCCGCGCTAATCTACGAACCCATCCAGGGAAACGGCGGCCACAACGAGTTCTCGGCGCGCTGGCACCAGGGAATCCGCAAACTGTGTGACGAACTGGACATCATGTTGATCATCGATGAGGTGCAGACCGGCTTCGGGCGCACCGGCCGAATGTGGGCTAGCGAGTATTACGGGATTGACCCCGACGTCCTGGTGTTCGGCAAGGGCGTCGGCGGCGGCTTCCCGCTCGCGGGTGTGCTCACCAAGCAGGAGTACGCGAAGTTCCACGCCGGCGACGACCAACTGACCTTCGGTCAGTTCCCGGTCTCGGTGGCCGCCGGACTCGCCGCCGTCCAGGCGATCCTCGACGACGACCTGTCCGCCGTCGCCGCCGCGCACGGCCGGTACGCGACCGAACGGCTGCGCGAGATGCAGACCCGCCACCCGCTGATCGGCGAGGTCCGTTCCCCTGGCCTCATGGTGTCCATCGAGCTGGTCCGCGACCGCGTCACGAAAGAGCCCGCGGTCACCGAAGCCCACGAGGTCTTCCTGCGAGCACAGGAAAAGGGCGTGATTTTCGGCGAAAGCCGCTATGCCAACCTCGGCAGCCTGATTAAGATCAAGCCGCCGCTCGACATCCCCCGGGCGCTGCTCTCGCGGGCCCTGGACGTGCTCGACGAAACGCTCACCGAGGTCGAGGCCGGGATGGGGGCAAGATGA
- a CDS encoding APC family permease, whose protein sequence is MSPFTAFALAFSMVSINTGIVTLFTDPYKYLGGSAVFLWLPVLLLVLTLVAVYAHLASRMPITGYAYQWSSRLVGPNFGWFTGWIALISFLAGTAGTAAAIGTVFAPEIWADPTPQQVQVLSIGCTIVVAILNIVGVKVATRINNIGASIELIGTVVLGVVLIAGLLVFFGHTEGPRILTDTHALSGETVSLTGFSLAALLPVYVLLGWEGAADLAEETINPRKAAPRAMFRAVIVSGIIGFLIFALLAMALPSDPATFFASAENPVLKLLGTHLGPLARALMIVVAFASIFACLIANMAVATRMTFALSRDNMLPGSRGLQKVGTRSRAPIRAIVFVTVVAIGLNLLNGGIVGQIYAMVGLTYYLVYGLTMLATAIAARRGHIPAALPGVFDLGRWLNPVVTLGLLWCAAVIAALTLPEANRQNAVTAAVVLGIGLVWWVLVLRRRLRNGTAGPPRASVEGDVPADPTI, encoded by the coding sequence ATGAGCCCCTTCACGGCGTTCGCGCTGGCCTTCTCGATGGTGTCGATCAACACCGGGATCGTCACGCTCTTCACCGACCCCTACAAGTACCTCGGTGGCTCGGCGGTGTTCCTCTGGCTGCCGGTGCTGCTGCTCGTGCTCACGCTCGTCGCCGTGTATGCCCACCTCGCCAGCCGAATGCCCATCACCGGCTACGCCTACCAGTGGTCAAGCCGGCTAGTCGGGCCGAACTTCGGCTGGTTCACCGGTTGGATCGCGCTCATCTCGTTCCTCGCAGGCACGGCGGGCACAGCCGCGGCCATCGGCACCGTATTCGCGCCGGAGATCTGGGCGGACCCGACTCCGCAGCAAGTACAGGTTCTGTCCATCGGGTGCACCATCGTGGTCGCGATCCTCAACATCGTCGGCGTCAAGGTGGCCACGCGGATCAACAACATCGGCGCGTCGATCGAACTGATCGGCACCGTGGTACTCGGCGTTGTGCTGATCGCGGGACTGCTGGTGTTCTTCGGCCACACCGAGGGCCCCCGGATCCTCACCGACACCCACGCGCTGAGCGGGGAAACCGTTTCGCTCACAGGGTTTTCACTCGCCGCGCTGCTACCTGTGTACGTCCTACTCGGCTGGGAAGGCGCGGCCGATCTTGCCGAGGAGACAATCAACCCGCGCAAGGCGGCGCCGCGCGCGATGTTCCGCGCGGTGATCGTGTCGGGGATCATCGGATTTCTCATCTTCGCCCTGCTCGCCATGGCGCTGCCAAGCGACCCGGCAACGTTCTTCGCCAGCGCGGAAAACCCGGTGCTGAAGCTGCTTGGCACGCACCTCGGTCCGCTCGCCCGCGCACTCATGATCGTCGTGGCCTTCGCGTCGATCTTCGCCTGCCTGATCGCGAATATGGCAGTGGCAACCCGTATGACCTTCGCCCTCTCGCGCGACAATATGCTCCCCGGCTCGCGCGGCTTGCAGAAGGTCGGCACGCGCAGCCGTGCGCCGATTCGCGCGATCGTGTTCGTGACCGTGGTGGCGATCGGCCTCAACCTGCTCAACGGCGGGATCGTCGGCCAGATCTACGCCATGGTCGGCCTGACCTACTATCTCGTTTACGGCCTCACCATGCTCGCCACCGCGATCGCCGCCCGCCGCGGCCACATCCCCGCCGCCCTGCCGGGCGTGTTCGACCTAGGCCGGTGGCTCAACCCCGTGGTGACACTCGGACTCCTGTGGTGCGCCGCCGTCATCGCTGCTCTCACCCTGCCCGAGGCGAACCGCCAGAACGCGGTCACCGCCGCGGTCGTGCTCGGAATCGGACTCGTGTGGTGGGTCCTGGTTCTCCGGCGCCGCCTGCGTAACGGCACCGCGGGTCCGCCACGCGCAAGCGTCGAGGGTGATGTCCCGGCGGACCCGACGATCTGA
- a CDS encoding transposase, which yields MAAPKKYPDELRERATRMAVEARRDPAVATGAIRRIAEQLGIHPEALRTWVKRAEIDAGDRPGTTSGDAERIAKLERENRELRRANQILRSAASFFAAELDRPSR from the coding sequence ATGGCCGCACCGAAGAAGTACCCCGATGAGCTGCGTGAGCGGGCGACCCGGATGGCCGTGGAGGCGCGCCGGGACCCGGCGGTCGCGACTGGGGCGATCAGGCGGATCGCCGAGCAGCTCGGGATCCACCCGGAGGCGCTGCGGACCTGGGTCAAGCGCGCGGAGATCGACGCCGGGGACCGGCCGGGCACCACGAGCGGTGACGCGGAGCGGATCGCGAAGCTGGAGCGGGAGAACCGTGAGCTGCGGCGGGCGAACCAGATCTTGCGGTCAGCGGCAAGTTTCTTTGCGGCGGAGCTGGACCGTCCGTCGCGATGA
- a CDS encoding IS3 family transposase, which produces MKVEFVESQREEHGVQLVLEALEQTPAESAPSTYYAAKSRPESARAARDRELAEKIERVHEDNYGVYGARKVWAELNRQGTDVARCTVERLMREIGLRGLLRDKSSRTTRPAAETGRPGDLVKRDFTATRVNELWVADITYVRVVEGGSLAGGRCRGPAGRVVRAQR; this is translated from the coding sequence ATGAAGGTCGAGTTCGTCGAGTCCCAGCGGGAAGAGCACGGTGTCCAGCTGGTCCTGGAGGCGCTCGAGCAGACGCCCGCCGAGAGCGCACCGTCGACGTACTACGCGGCCAAGTCCCGCCCGGAGTCGGCCCGTGCGGCACGAGACCGGGAGCTGGCCGAGAAGATCGAGCGGGTGCACGAGGACAACTACGGCGTCTACGGGGCGCGCAAGGTCTGGGCCGAGCTCAACCGGCAGGGCACCGACGTGGCCCGGTGCACGGTCGAGCGGCTCATGCGCGAGATCGGGCTGCGTGGTCTGCTACGCGACAAGTCCTCACGCACAACACGGCCGGCAGCGGAGACCGGCAGGCCAGGTGACCTGGTCAAACGTGACTTCACGGCCACGCGTGTGAACGAGTTGTGGGTGGCGGACATCACCTATGTGCGCGTCGTGGAGGGTGGCTCCCTTGCTGGTGGTCGATGTCGAGGTCCAGCCGGACGGGTGGTTCGTGCGCAGCGGTGA
- a CDS encoding polyprenyl synthetase family protein, which produces MRPVLTTPDLVEFGARLTVELEEEYRRVLLPYGFTDHAGELATGRLVRSRLAAVAAGEISERLIRRCLALELLHTSTLIHDDILDKGTVRRGVPTLWKSVGIEQALLIGNIVSARALAIVQADCAELASTFIETFHRVNVAQLRELHQRGTIKDRAIHEAINIGKTSGMLELGLVVGCMSSPLWPVDLTHLRNAIREFGVGFQLSDDVEDIQAWRGESEQERSKTADRDIELGNYTLPVTFLVESATADHKPGDPLTVQTLQAWGQDDWEPSLKATLRIASEHLQRAEWHLNQELGSSGGAELSHRLTTWIREMIESWQRKGLDTMLSDLPQQAAQ; this is translated from the coding sequence GTGAGGCCCGTTCTGACTACTCCTGATCTTGTCGAGTTTGGGGCGCGGCTGACTGTCGAGCTCGAAGAGGAGTATCGCCGCGTTCTGCTTCCGTACGGTTTTACCGACCACGCGGGCGAGCTGGCTACGGGCAGGCTTGTGCGGTCTCGTCTGGCTGCGGTCGCGGCTGGGGAAATCTCGGAACGCCTGATTCGGCGTTGTCTCGCGCTTGAACTGCTGCACACCTCGACGCTGATCCACGACGACATCCTGGACAAGGGGACCGTTCGCCGTGGCGTGCCCACGCTCTGGAAGTCGGTGGGCATCGAGCAGGCGTTGCTCATCGGCAACATCGTCTCCGCAAGGGCACTGGCGATTGTCCAGGCCGACTGCGCCGAGCTAGCGAGCACGTTCATCGAGACCTTCCACAGAGTCAACGTGGCGCAACTACGAGAGTTGCACCAGCGCGGCACGATCAAGGACAGGGCGATCCACGAGGCCATCAACATCGGCAAGACCTCCGGAATGTTGGAGCTCGGGCTTGTCGTGGGGTGCATGTCCAGTCCGCTATGGCCGGTGGATCTCACCCACCTGCGTAATGCCATCCGCGAGTTCGGCGTTGGCTTCCAGCTCTCCGACGACGTCGAGGACATCCAAGCCTGGCGTGGAGAATCCGAGCAGGAGAGGTCGAAGACGGCCGACCGCGACATCGAGTTGGGCAACTACACCCTGCCCGTCACCTTCCTCGTTGAGTCGGCGACCGCGGACCACAAGCCGGGTGACCCGCTAACCGTGCAGACGCTGCAGGCGTGGGGGCAGGACGACTGGGAGCCGAGTCTAAAGGCCACACTGCGCATCGCCTCCGAACATCTCCAGCGAGCCGAATGGCACCTGAACCAGGAGCTCGGGTCCAGCGGCGGCGCGGAGTTGTCGCACCGCCTCACAACCTGGATCCGAGAAATGATCGAATCGTGGCAGCGGAAGGGCCTGGACACGATGCTGAGCGACCTGCCGCAGCAGGCGGCGCAATGA
- a CDS encoding HAD family hydrolase, with translation MDGTLFPGVLGMEFVAALAARDLSDPQHIKEIKLATRRYEDGELDLASATAIVYERYAACLKGQAQHQVQEVAWECWARVSRQLFSFSRRLVEDLAELGIPSMLISGSPDEVIQAAARDLRIPYARGAIASTHAGRYTGELASAPGVRGGKSAVLAELTCSTGVAPKCVFALGNSINDAEVFRRSALSVAFEPDGELMALSEANGWLIADRTSLPTMLRKVLASLAEYRGPLESSGTDVHSP, from the coding sequence ATGGACGGGACGTTGTTTCCCGGGGTCCTCGGCATGGAGTTCGTCGCCGCTCTAGCGGCGCGAGACCTGTCCGATCCTCAACACATCAAGGAAATCAAGCTCGCGACGCGGCGCTACGAGGACGGGGAACTCGATCTAGCCTCGGCCACCGCGATCGTGTACGAGCGTTATGCCGCGTGCCTGAAAGGGCAGGCACAACACCAGGTCCAGGAGGTCGCCTGGGAATGCTGGGCCAGGGTGAGCAGGCAGTTGTTTTCCTTCAGCCGTCGGCTTGTTGAGGACCTAGCGGAATTGGGGATCCCCAGCATGCTGATTTCAGGCAGCCCAGATGAGGTCATCCAGGCGGCGGCACGGGACCTGCGCATCCCCTACGCCCGTGGGGCGATCGCCAGTACTCACGCGGGCCGCTACACCGGTGAGCTCGCCAGCGCCCCTGGGGTACGCGGTGGAAAATCTGCCGTCCTCGCCGAGCTGACGTGCAGTACTGGCGTCGCGCCCAAGTGTGTGTTCGCCCTCGGCAACTCCATAAACGACGCCGAAGTGTTTCGTCGGTCCGCCCTCAGCGTGGCCTTCGAACCCGACGGCGAGCTCATGGCCCTGTCCGAGGCCAACGGCTGGCTCATCGCCGACCGGACCAGCTTGCCCACCATGCTCAGGAAGGTCCTGGCAAGCCTGGCTGAATACCGGGGACCTCTCGAATCCTCAGGGACGGATGTGCACTCGCCCTGA
- a CDS encoding C-terminal helicase domain-containing protein encodes MTGDDKPVRWDHLSSNCERTPDDEAARVLVVVNEIRAGNATKSIGVVSPYAAQRARIRDLLRGVPEVQVGTVHTFQGRERDVILLSPTLSQGAVPKSVKRLASHQNLWNVAFTRAISRLIVVGDANLWRKTSGLLRSLLAQAENAEIQDASDPDMDDPLAKLYQRLIVAGVPVETGADVGGHRADLVIRSANGPVAVLIDRSGTGTDSTGTLGRNLRQLCTAQELMDEATNGKVVRIPIWRCFDDLPGLVEELRTS; translated from the coding sequence ATGACAGGCGACGACAAGCCTGTGCGGTGGGATCACCTCAGCAGCAACTGCGAAAGGACTCCTGACGACGAGGCTGCGCGGGTGTTGGTCGTCGTGAACGAGATCCGCGCCGGGAACGCAACCAAATCCATCGGTGTTGTCAGCCCGTATGCAGCACAGCGGGCGAGGATCCGCGACCTCCTTCGCGGTGTCCCTGAGGTGCAAGTAGGCACGGTCCACACCTTCCAAGGCCGGGAGCGTGACGTGATCTTGCTTTCCCCTACCCTCTCGCAGGGCGCCGTGCCGAAGTCCGTCAAACGGCTCGCGAGCCACCAGAATCTCTGGAACGTGGCTTTCACCCGCGCGATATCCCGGCTGATCGTGGTAGGCGATGCGAACCTGTGGCGGAAAACCAGTGGCTTGCTGCGGAGTCTGCTCGCCCAAGCAGAGAACGCCGAGATCCAAGACGCCTCCGATCCCGACATGGACGATCCGCTCGCCAAGCTGTACCAACGCCTCATCGTGGCGGGCGTACCGGTCGAGACAGGTGCCGACGTCGGCGGCCACCGCGCCGACCTGGTGATCCGCTCAGCCAACGGGCCAGTCGCGGTGCTCATTGACCGAAGCGGAACCGGCACCGATTCCACCGGCACGTTGGGGAGAAATCTCCGCCAGCTCTGCACCGCCCAAGAACTCATGGACGAAGCCACCAACGGCAAGGTCGTCCGGATACCGATCTGGCGCTGCTTCGACGACCTGCCCGGACTTGTCGAAGAGCTGCGCACAAGCTGA